A region from the Triticum aestivum cultivar Chinese Spring chromosome 3D, IWGSC CS RefSeq v2.1, whole genome shotgun sequence genome encodes:
- the LOC123080746 gene encoding two-component response regulator ORR4 isoform X2, with translation MTVVDAEARFHVLAVDDSVIDRKLIEMLLRTSSYQVTTVDSGSKALEVLGLRDEGDDSSSSSPTSSSAPAHHQEVGVNLIITDYCMPGMTGYDLLRRVKGSSSLKDIPVVIMSSENVPARISRCLEDGAEEFFLKPVKLADMKKLKSHLVRRKQPQLQPPQPQEKPQQQQKAELAPTELVEEVAAEVTATGITSDCGGGSRKRKAAMMEQDGTTNASLSGGSGGLAVET, from the exons ATGACGGTGGTCGACGCCGAGGCCCGGTTCCACGTgctggcggtggacgacagcgtcATCGACCGGAAGCTCATCGAGATGCTGCTCAGGACCTCCTCCTACCAAG TCACCACGGTGGACTCCGGGAGCAAGGCGCTGGAGGTCCTGGGATTGAGGGACGAGGGCGACGACTCCTCATCCtcatccccaacctcctcctccgcCCCTGCCCACCACCAG GAGGTGGGCGTGAATTTGATCATCACTGACTACTGCATGCCCGGCATGACAGGATACGATCTGCTGAGGAGGGTCAAG GGGTCATCTTCATTGAAGGACATTCCAGTGGTGATCATGTCGTCTGAGAATGTGCCTGCCAGGATCAGCAG GTGCTTGGAGGACGGCGCGGAGGAGTTCTTCCTCAAGCCCGTGAAGCTGGCTGACATGAAGAAGCTCAAGTCCCACCTGGTCCGGCGGAAGCAGCCCCAGCTCCAGCCGCCGCAGCCACAAGAGAagccgcagcagcagcagaaggCAGAGCTAGCGCCAACAGAGCTGGTGGAGGAAGTGGCAGCGGAAGTGACGGCCACCGGAATCACGAGTgactgcggcggcggcagcaggaAGAGGAAGGCGGCGATGATGGAGCAGGACGGGACGACGAACGCGAGCCTCTCCGGGGGCAGCGGCGGCCTGGCGGTGGAGACCTGA
- the LOC123080746 gene encoding two-component response regulator ORR4 isoform X1: MTVVDAEARFHVLAVDDSVIDRKLIEMLLRTSSYQVTTVDSGSKALEVLGLRDEGDDSSSSSPTSSSAPAHHQEVGVNLIITDYCMPGMTGYDLLRRVKVKEFAEPFLIPAFIHPSIHSHISVSKSFCLILGVQGSSSLKDIPVVIMSSENVPARISRCLEDGAEEFFLKPVKLADMKKLKSHLVRRKQPQLQPPQPQEKPQQQQKAELAPTELVEEVAAEVTATGITSDCGGGSRKRKAAMMEQDGTTNASLSGGSGGLAVET; this comes from the exons ATGACGGTGGTCGACGCCGAGGCCCGGTTCCACGTgctggcggtggacgacagcgtcATCGACCGGAAGCTCATCGAGATGCTGCTCAGGACCTCCTCCTACCAAG TCACCACGGTGGACTCCGGGAGCAAGGCGCTGGAGGTCCTGGGATTGAGGGACGAGGGCGACGACTCCTCATCCtcatccccaacctcctcctccgcCCCTGCCCACCACCAG GAGGTGGGCGTGAATTTGATCATCACTGACTACTGCATGCCCGGCATGACAGGATACGATCTGCTGAGGAGGGTCAAGGTAAAAGAATTCGCAGAGCCCTTTTTAATCCCAGCATTCATTCATCCATCCATTCATTCCCACATCTCGGTCTCAAAAAGTTTCTGCTTAATTCTTGGTGTGCAGGGGTCATCTTCATTGAAGGACATTCCAGTGGTGATCATGTCGTCTGAGAATGTGCCTGCCAGGATCAGCAG GTGCTTGGAGGACGGCGCGGAGGAGTTCTTCCTCAAGCCCGTGAAGCTGGCTGACATGAAGAAGCTCAAGTCCCACCTGGTCCGGCGGAAGCAGCCCCAGCTCCAGCCGCCGCAGCCACAAGAGAagccgcagcagcagcagaaggCAGAGCTAGCGCCAACAGAGCTGGTGGAGGAAGTGGCAGCGGAAGTGACGGCCACCGGAATCACGAGTgactgcggcggcggcagcaggaAGAGGAAGGCGGCGATGATGGAGCAGGACGGGACGACGAACGCGAGCCTCTCCGGGGGCAGCGGCGGCCTGGCGGTGGAGACCTGA